In Leptospira licerasiae serovar Varillal str. VAR 010, the sequence CATAACGTGGAATTGAAGATCGGAAGAGGCGGGCAGATCGCAAGAACTGCAGGATCCTTCGCTACTATCGCAGGTAGAGACGGAGAATACGTTCTTCTCAAACTTCCGAGCTCCGAAGTTCGTAAAGTTCACCAGAACTGCTACGCTACGGTAGGAATTTGCAGCAATAGAGATCATAACCTCGTTTCCATCGGTAAAGCCGGTAGAAACAGATGGTTGGGTAAACGTCCTAAGGTCAGAGGGGTCGTAATGAACCCGGTTGATCACCCACATGGTGGTGGTGAGGGACGTACTTCCGGAGGTCGTCACCCAGTGACTCCTTGGGGTATTCCAACCAAAGGATACAAAACTCGTCGCAGGGCTAAACCTTCTGACAAGTTTATCATCCAGAAGAGAAAGGGAAATAGGAGCAGGTAATCATCATGAGATCTTCTAAAAAAGGTCCGTTCATCGACAGTCACCTCATGAGCAAGGTGATCAAGCTGAACTCTGAAAACCAAAAGAAACCGTTTAAAACCTGGTCTCGTAGAAGTACGATTTTCCCGGACATGATCGGTCACACAATCATGGTTCATAACGGAAACAAATTTATCCCTGTTTTCATCAATGACAACATGGTAGGGCACAAGTTGGGAGAATTTGCTCCAACTCGTACTTATCGTGGTCATGGAAACACTGATAAAAAGGCGGCTAAGAAGTAATGGAAGCCGTAGCAATCGCAAGATTTGTCAGAATGTCCCCTCGTAAACTTCGTCTTGTAGCGGATGAGATCCGTGGCTACGAAGTTGCAGAAGCTCTGGATATTCTGAAATATACGAACAAGAGAGCGATCGAGCCTATCTTCAAACTTATCAAATCTGCTTCTGCAAACGCAGTTGTAAAAAGTGATAACGCTGATCCAGGCAAAATGTTCATTAAAAAGATCCTGGTGGACGAAGGCCCAATCCTTAAACGCTTCCGTCCTCGCGCTCGCGGTAGAGCTGCAAGGATCCGTAAGAGAACCAGCCACGTAACTGTGGTAATCTCGGATTAATAGGGGAAATCATGGGACAGAAAGTTAACCCAATAGGACTTCGTATCGGAATTACCCGCGGATGGGATTCCATTTGGTTCTCTCAAGGAGATTATAAAAAGAATCTTCACGAAGATATTAGAATTCGTAGATTTATCCAAGGCCGTTTTAAAGAAGCAGGCGTTGTAAAAGTTGTAGTGGAGCGTTTCCCTGAGAAGATCAACGTTAACCTTCACACTGCTAAGCCTGGTGTGGTAATCGGTAAGAACGGAGCGAATATCGAAGCCGTTAAAAAAGTCCTTAAGACTATGACCGAAAAACCTCTTAATCTTAACATTATAGAAGTTAAGAAGCCTGAGACTATTGCGCAATGTATCGCTGAGTCCATCGCGATCCAGATCCAAGAGCGTCAACCGTTCCGTCGTGTGATGAAACAAGAACTTCGTCGTGCTATGAGAGGTGGAGTAGAAGGAATTAAGATCCTGATCTCCGGTCGTTTGAACGGAGCGGATATGGCTCGTCGCGAAGGTTATCGTGAAGGAAGAATTCCTCTTCATACACTTAGAGCGAAAATCGATCTAGGATTCCGTGAAGCCAGCACCACTTTCGGACAAATCGGAGTGAAGGTTTGGACTTATACCGGAGACTTCATCAACAATAAAGAAGAATCCGAAGAAGATAAATACGCCGTTAAAAGAAGGACCAACTGATCGTCTCTGATGATCCAAAGGTAAAAAACGATGTTATCACCTAAAAGAGTTAAGTTCAGAAAAAGACAAAGGGGCCGCTTGAAAGGAAACGACGAGCGTGGTTCCAAAGTGTCCTTCGGAGAGTTCGGTTTGAAAGCTGTTACTTCCGGACGTTTGACTGCAAGACAGATCGAAGCGGCAAGGATCACTATCAACCGTCAGGTAAAAAGAGGCGGGAAACTTTGGATTAGGATCTTCCCTCATCTACCTATTACCAAAAAACCAGCGGAAACTCGTATGGGTAAAGGTAAAGGTAACCCTGAGTTCTGGATCGCAGAGATCAGACCTGGTAGAGTTTTATTCGAAATGAGCGGTATCGATGAAGCAACCGCTAAAAAAGCTTTGGATCTGGCTGCTTATAAACTGCCTGTTCAAACTGAATTTGTGAAGAGGTCTACGCTGTGAAAAAGATCAAACTCGCAGAGTTGAAAGACGCAGAAATTTTAGCACAATTGGAAGATGCTCGTAAGATCATTCGTACAGCACGTTTCCAATACGGAGTGGCTCGTTCTTTGGAGAACCCGAAGGTGATCACTAACGCGAAGAAAAAGATCGCGCGCCTTCTTACTATCCAAAGAAACAGAGAGTTAGCTGCGAAGCCTGGTTCTACTAAGGCCAGACGTTATTCAAGAGCTACTCGTAAGACGCAAGCTTTAGCAAAAGCGAATGCTTCCGCTAAAAAGGCTGCTAAGGGAACGAACTGATTATGGAAACTGCAAAGAAGCACATAAAAAAATCACTTCTTAGCGAAGGTAAAGTTGTGAGCACTGCTATGGATAAAACCCTAGTGATGTTAGTGGAAGCACGCAAGACTCACCCTAAGTTTAAGAAGATCGTTCGTAGAACCGTTAAAATGAAGGTTCATGACGAAAAAAATGAATGCCAAGTAGGAGATAGGATTCTGGCGATCGAAACCAGGCCTCTATCCCGTGAAAAGCGTCACCGTCTATTTAAGATCGTAGAAAAGGCAAAGTAAGATGATCCAACAGGAAACCATCCTCCAAGTCGCCGATAACTCCGGAATCAAAAGAGTTATGTGTATTAAAGTCTTAGGAGGCTCTAAAAAACGTTACGCCTCCGTAGGAGACGAGATCATCGTCGCCGTGAAAGACGCACAACCTGCTTATGGGTTAAAAGATTCCACGGGGAAAAAGGTCCATAACAAGGCCGTTCAACGCGCAGTAGTCGTCAGAACTAAAAAAGAGATCCGTCGCCCGGATGGTTCTTATATTCGTTTCGATGATAACGCAGTCGCAATTATCGACGACAAAGGAAACCCGAAAGGGACCCGTATTTTCGGGCCAGTAGCTCGCGAACTTCGCGATAAAAAATACGCTAAGATCATCTCCCTAGCGCCGGAGGTTCTATAATGTCTAAGCTGACGTATCGGGGATCCGAATATACAAAATTCAAATCCGTTCGCCTGCACAAAGATGACGAAGTAGTCGTTATCGCAGGAAAAGAGAAAGGAAAAAAAGGCAAGATCCTAGTTATCGATAAGAAAAGGGATCGTGTAGTAGTAGAAGGACTGAACAAACGTAAACGTTTCTTAAGACCTACCCAAGAAAACCCTCAAGGTGGTATCGTAGAGGTGGAAGCTCCAATGCACATCTCCAACGTAATGTTCTACGATTCCAAAAAGAAGAAGGGAGTTCGTCTGGGCTACCAAGAGAATAAAGGTAAAAAAGTCCGCGTTTCTAAGCCGGAGGGGAAAGAGATCTAAGTCATGGCAGCAGCTAGATTGAGAGATAAATACGGGAAAGAAATCGTTCCCGCTCTTCAGAAACAATATAACTTCAAGTCCATTATGCAAGTTCCTCGTTTGGAAAAAATCGTTCTGAACGTGGGAATGGGAGAGGCTCATACCAACCCTAAAGCATTGGAAGCGGCTGTAGAAGAACTCGCATTGATCACCGGACAACGTCCGGTTAAAACTAAGGCTAAAAAATCCATCGCGGGATTCAAACTCCGCGAAGGTATGAGCCTCGGAACCACTGTTACCCTACGTGGAAACTATATGTATGAGTTTCTAGATCGTTTGGTGAATGTGGCTCTACCAAGGGTGCGTGACTTTAAAGGAGTTTCCGAGAAAGGTTTCGACGGACGCGGAAACTATAACTTCAGCATCAAAGAACAAATCATTTTCCCAGAGATCAAAGTGGATAAGATCAACACTCTCTATGGGATGAACCTGACCTTCGTAACGAACACCAAGGTAGACGCAGAAGCTTATAGCCTTCTCGCTGCTTTCGGTATGCCGTTCCGGAACCTGAGATAAGGAGCCCGCAATCATGGCTAAGACCTCTTTAATCGAAAGACATAAGAAAAAAAAGAAATTCAAAGTACGGGTTCACAACCGTTGCCCACTTTGCGGACGCCCTCGCGGTTACCTAAGAAGATTCGACATGTGCAGAATTTGCTTCCGGAAGCTTGCTAGCCAAGCTCAAATCCCGGGAGTAGTTAAGGCATCTTGGTAAGGACTGGAGGACATTATAATGAGTTTATCTGATCCAATCGGTGATATGCTGACCCGCATTCGTAATGCTGGTCGTGCGAAACATGAAAGTTGTGTGATTCCAGGAAGTAAGATCAAACGTTCTATTCTGGAGTTATTGAAAGAAGAAGGATTTATCAACGGCTATGAGCCGGTGACTAACGGAAGTTTCGAAGATTTCAAAGTTGCTTTGAAATACGATGTAACTAAAAGACCGGTGATCCGCGAGTTAGTTCGTGTATCAAAACCAGGTCGTAGAGTTTACATGAAAAGCGAAGAGATCCGCCCGTATAAAAACAATATGGGAACTATGATTCTCTCCACTTCCAAAGGAGTTATGACCGGCAAAAAAGCTCGGAAATTACGGGTAGGAGGAGAGGTTATCTGTAAACTCTCTTAAGAGTGAAGGAAAACTTATAAAGACCTATGTCCAGGATTGGAAAAGCAGAAATCAAACTTCCGGATAAAGTGGAAGTAAAACAGGACAGCACCGTAATTAAAGTGAAAGGTCCTCTAGGCGAGTTACAAACTCCTATTTTTGCAGGAATCTCTCTGAAAAACGAGGGCGGGACTGTGAAATTGGAAAGATCCAGCGAAGAGCAAAACATAGTAGCTCTTCACGGATTGACCCGAGCTCTTCTTATGAATAGCGTAAAGGGTGTGACCGCTGGTTGGGAAAAAAACCTGGAGATCACAGGGGTTGGTTATCGTGCTGCTAAGCGCGGTGAAGATCTGGTGATGAACCTTGGATATTCCCACGAGGTTGTTTACAAGGCTCCTAAAGGAATTAAGATCGAAGTCATTGAACAAGTGAAGATCAAAATTTCCGGAATCGACAAACAACTAGTCGGGCAAGTTGCGGCAGATATCCGTTCTAAGAGACCTCCTGAGCCTTATAAAGGTAAAGGGATCAAGTACAACGACGAATTTATCAAGAGAAAGGCCGGAAAAACCGGTAAGAAGTAAGGCCATGATTAATAAACTGAAAAAAATCGCAGCCAAACGCAGAAGAGCAGAGCGTTCCAGATTTAAACTGAGACAATCCAGCTCTCGCCCTAGATTGGTATTTAATAAATCCAATCGTTATCTTTCCTGCCAGATCGTGGATGATGGCCAAGGAACAACTTTGGTAGCTGCCTCTACATTAGAAGCTACCTTTGCAGGTAAAAGCCGCAAAGATAAAGAAGCTGCTAAGGCTTTGGGAAAAGCGATCGGAGAGAGAGCCGCTTCTAAAGGTGTAAAGGTAGTTATGCTGGATCGTTCCGGAATGATCTACCACGGAAGAATCGCGGCTTTCGCGGACGCGGCTAGAGCCGCGGGACTGGAGTTCTAATAATGGCATACGAACAAGATCAAGAACAGAAAGAGTTTAACGAGAAGGTCGTAAAGATCGATCGCGTTGCTAAAGTTGTAAAAGGTGGACGTCGTTTCTCCTTTAACGCTCTGACAGTAGTCGGAGATGCAAAAGGTAAAGTAGGGATCGGATTCGGTAAAGCGAATGAGGTTCCGGACGCGATCCGTAAATCTATCGAGTCAGCTAAGAAAAATTTGGTGAAAATCCAATTTAGAGGACATACCATTCCTCACGAAGTGATCGGAAAATTCAAATCGGCAAGAGTGATCCTGAAACCGTCTACTGCGGGAACCGGGATTATCGCCGGAGGATCCGTTCGTTCCGTAGTGGAGAAGGCTGGGATCCAAGATATTCTTAGCAAATCCTGGGGTTCTTCGAATCCTGTAAATATCGTAAAGGCGACTCTGGACGCTCTTCAACAATTGGAGACTCCGGTTTTAGCAGCTCGTAAAAGAGGGATCACTCTGGCTCGTCTTTTCGGAAACGACGTAGGATAATTAACATGGAAACCGTAATCGTTACTCAGATCAAAAGTAATATCGGGATTAAAAAAGGCCAGAAGCTAACTCTGGCTGCTTTGGGGCTCCGTAAGACCGGACAACAAAGAAAACATACTCTAACTCCGCAGGTGAAAGGGATGATCAATGACGTTCAACACCTGGTCCGAGTCGAAAAGGCGTAATTAGGTAAGGGAAATGAGTAAAGAAAGAATTAAGGCTGCCCTGGCGTTCGGAAAAGAGCGCGAAGAAAAGGGAGATAAGCCGGCAGGGAACATCATTCCAGTTCCAGCAGGTTCTACTAAGAATAAAAAACGTTTAGGTCGTGGTATCGGTTCCAAAACCGGTAAAACGGGAGGACGTGGTTCTAAAGGACAGTATGCTCGTAATACAGTTCGTCGAGGATTCGAAGGTGGGCAGATGCCTATCCATAGAAGACTTCCTAAGCGCGGGTTTACTTCCATATTTCATAAGGACTTCTTCCCAATCAACCTCAGAGATATTGAGAAAAGCGGGTTGACCGGCAACATAGATGCCAAAAATATGGTTGAATCGAAGATTCTTGATAACGAGAGCACTCCTTTCAAGATTCTGGGAACCGGTGAGATCACGAAAGCCGTTCATATAGTAGCGGATCGCGTTTCCGCTTCCGCCAAGGAAAAGATAGAGAAAGCAGGCGGTTCCGTAAAACTTCGCTCAGAGTTAGCTTCTAAAGAAGCTTAAATCCTGAGTCGTTTTCGACCGTTTGGAAGACCGATTCTTTTATTTTGTAGAGGGACTCAAGCTTTGAGTCCCTTTTGCCCGCAAGGGGAGACCAAGGACTAAGGAAAGAGAACAAAGCCGCATGCTGACTTCGATTGCAAATATTTTCAAAATTCCAGAGTTGAGAAACAAGGTGTTCTTTACTCTTGGCATGCTTTTACTTTTCCGTCTCGGAACTCATATTACTATTCCTGGTATTGATCCTAAAGTAGTTTCCGCAATCGCTTTGGATGCAAATGCAGCCGAAGGTCTTGTAGGAATGTTCGATATGTTCGCTGGAGGAGCTCTTCTGAACTTCTCCATCTTTGCGCTCGGGATCATGCCTTATATTTCCTCTTCCATCATTATGCAATTAGTGATGGTACTTGTTCCTTCTTTACAAAAACTCCAAAAAGAAGGAGAAGAAGGTCGCAAGAAGATCGGACAATACACCAAATACGGAACGATTTTACTTTGCGGAGTCCAGTCTTTAGCGGTGATCCGTTTGGCTCAACGTTGGTCCTACGGTGCGGACAATGCTCCGGCTCTTCACCCGGGTTTGATCCATTCTTCTGTTGAATCTTGGTTCTTCTTTATTGCATTATTATCCATCACCACCGGAACTGTTCTTTTGATCTGGTTAGGTGAGCAAATTACTGAGAGAGGGATCGGTAACGGTATTTCTCTTTTGATCTTTGCAGGTATCGTAGGGCGTCTTCCAGTTTCCGTAGCTCAGTTGTTCCGTGAGAACTTCGTAGACGGACTGAACATTATCATCCTTCTTCTTTTATTCATCCTACTCATCGCGTTAACAGTTCTTCTTACCCAAGGAGTCCGTAAGGTTCCTTTACAGTACGGAAAACAAATGGTAGGAAGAAAGATGGTCCAAGCTAAGTCTCAAAGTATTCCTTTTAAAGTGAATGGCGCAAGCGTAATGCCGATCATATTCGCTTCTTCTTTATTACTTTTTCCGCAAACGATCATCCAACAGATCTCCGAGCTTCCTAACTGGGCAGGTTGGGTTTTACTATTGGATTATCTGAACCCATTCTCTCAGACTTGGTATCACGCTGCATTCTACTTCTTTGTGTATATTGCGCTCATCGTGTTCTTTGCATATTTCTATACTGCAATCCAATTCAATCCTGGAGAACTAGCGGAAAATCTTCGTAAGTATAATGGATTTATCCCTGGAATTCGTCCAGGATCTCATACTAAGGAATATATAGAGAAGGTCCTAAACAGGATCACTCTTCCCGGTGCGGTTTTCTTAGCAGGACTCGCATTAGCACCTTATATCATTATTCGTTTCTTGAATTTAGGAACAAACTCCGGTGGTGGATCCTTGGTTTACACCTTCGGGGGAACTTCTCTGCTAATCATGGTAGGGGTTGCTTTGGAAACTCTGAAACAATTAGAGTCCCAATTGCTGATGAGAAACTACGATGGTTTCTTGAAAAAGACCAAGATTAAGGGAAGGTCTTAAGAAAATGAATTCTATCATTTTCATGGGGCCACCGGGTGCAGGTAAAGGCACTCAAGCAAAGATACTTTGCGACACTTTGGGAATTCCTCAGATCTCTACCGGAGATATTCTGAGAGCAGCCGTCAAAAACGGTACCCAGATGGGATTAGAAGCAAAGAAATACATGGATGCCGGAGATCTTGTTCCGGATTCTGTAGTTATCGGCATTATAAAAGATCGTCTTGTGGAGCCTGATTGCAAGAACGGATTCTTATTGGATGGATTTCCAAGAACCGTAGAGCAAGCAGATGCTTTAGATAAGATCTTAAACACAGAAGGTTTAAAGATCAAAAGAGC encodes:
- the rpsS gene encoding 30S ribosomal protein S19, giving the protein MMRSSKKGPFIDSHLMSKVIKLNSENQKKPFKTWSRRSTIFPDMIGHTIMVHNGNKFIPVFINDNMVGHKLGEFAPTRTYRGHGNTDKKAAKK
- the rplE gene encoding 50S ribosomal protein L5 — translated: MAAARLRDKYGKEIVPALQKQYNFKSIMQVPRLEKIVLNVGMGEAHTNPKALEAAVEELALITGQRPVKTKAKKSIAGFKLREGMSLGTTVTLRGNYMYEFLDRLVNVALPRVRDFKGVSEKGFDGRGNYNFSIKEQIIFPEIKVDKINTLYGMNLTFVTNTKVDAEAYSLLAAFGMPFRNLR
- the rplF gene encoding 50S ribosomal protein L6, which translates into the protein MSRIGKAEIKLPDKVEVKQDSTVIKVKGPLGELQTPIFAGISLKNEGGTVKLERSSEEQNIVALHGLTRALLMNSVKGVTAGWEKNLEITGVGYRAAKRGEDLVMNLGYSHEVVYKAPKGIKIEVIEQVKIKISGIDKQLVGQVAADIRSKRPPEPYKGKGIKYNDEFIKRKAGKTGKK
- the rplP gene encoding 50S ribosomal protein L16, translated to MLSPKRVKFRKRQRGRLKGNDERGSKVSFGEFGLKAVTSGRLTARQIEAARITINRQVKRGGKLWIRIFPHLPITKKPAETRMGKGKGNPEFWIAEIRPGRVLFEMSGIDEATAKKALDLAAYKLPVQTEFVKRSTL
- the rplO gene encoding 50S ribosomal protein L15; its protein translation is MSKERIKAALAFGKEREEKGDKPAGNIIPVPAGSTKNKKRLGRGIGSKTGKTGGRGSKGQYARNTVRRGFEGGQMPIHRRLPKRGFTSIFHKDFFPINLRDIEKSGLTGNIDAKNMVESKILDNESTPFKILGTGEITKAVHIVADRVSASAKEKIEKAGGSVKLRSELASKEA
- the secY gene encoding preprotein translocase subunit SecY; translated protein: MLTSIANIFKIPELRNKVFFTLGMLLLFRLGTHITIPGIDPKVVSAIALDANAAEGLVGMFDMFAGGALLNFSIFALGIMPYISSSIIMQLVMVLVPSLQKLQKEGEEGRKKIGQYTKYGTILLCGVQSLAVIRLAQRWSYGADNAPALHPGLIHSSVESWFFFIALLSITTGTVLLIWLGEQITERGIGNGISLLIFAGIVGRLPVSVAQLFRENFVDGLNIIILLLLFILLIALTVLLTQGVRKVPLQYGKQMVGRKMVQAKSQSIPFKVNGASVMPIIFASSLLLFPQTIIQQISELPNWAGWVLLLDYLNPFSQTWYHAAFYFFVYIALIVFFAYFYTAIQFNPGELAENLRKYNGFIPGIRPGSHTKEYIEKVLNRITLPGAVFLAGLALAPYIIIRFLNLGTNSGGGSLVYTFGGTSLLIMVGVALETLKQLESQLLMRNYDGFLKKTKIKGRS
- the rpsE gene encoding 30S ribosomal protein S5, translated to MAYEQDQEQKEFNEKVVKIDRVAKVVKGGRRFSFNALTVVGDAKGKVGIGFGKANEVPDAIRKSIESAKKNLVKIQFRGHTIPHEVIGKFKSARVILKPSTAGTGIIAGGSVRSVVEKAGIQDILSKSWGSSNPVNIVKATLDALQQLETPVLAARKRGITLARLFGNDVG
- the rpmD gene encoding 50S ribosomal protein L30; the protein is METVIVTQIKSNIGIKKGQKLTLAALGLRKTGQQRKHTLTPQVKGMINDVQHLVRVEKA
- the rplV gene encoding 50S ribosomal protein L22; translated protein: MEAVAIARFVRMSPRKLRLVADEIRGYEVAEALDILKYTNKRAIEPIFKLIKSASANAVVKSDNADPGKMFIKKILVDEGPILKRFRPRARGRAARIRKRTSHVTVVISD
- the rpsC gene encoding 30S ribosomal protein S3 → MGQKVNPIGLRIGITRGWDSIWFSQGDYKKNLHEDIRIRRFIQGRFKEAGVVKVVVERFPEKINVNLHTAKPGVVIGKNGANIEAVKKVLKTMTEKPLNLNIIEVKKPETIAQCIAESIAIQIQERQPFRRVMKQELRRAMRGGVEGIKILISGRLNGADMARREGYREGRIPLHTLRAKIDLGFREASTTFGQIGVKVWTYTGDFINNKEESEEDKYAVKRRTN
- the rplN gene encoding 50S ribosomal protein L14; this encodes MIQQETILQVADNSGIKRVMCIKVLGGSKKRYASVGDEIIVAVKDAQPAYGLKDSTGKKVHNKAVQRAVVVRTKKEIRRPDGSYIRFDDNAVAIIDDKGNPKGTRIFGPVARELRDKKYAKIISLAPEVL
- the rpsQ gene encoding 30S ribosomal protein S17; translation: METAKKHIKKSLLSEGKVVSTAMDKTLVMLVEARKTHPKFKKIVRRTVKMKVHDEKNECQVGDRILAIETRPLSREKRHRLFKIVEKAK
- the rplR gene encoding 50S ribosomal protein L18; amino-acid sequence: MINKLKKIAAKRRRAERSRFKLRQSSSRPRLVFNKSNRYLSCQIVDDGQGTTLVAASTLEATFAGKSRKDKEAAKALGKAIGERAASKGVKVVMLDRSGMIYHGRIAAFADAARAAGLEF
- the rpmC gene encoding 50S ribosomal protein L29; this encodes MKKIKLAELKDAEILAQLEDARKIIRTARFQYGVARSLENPKVITNAKKKIARLLTIQRNRELAAKPGSTKARRYSRATRKTQALAKANASAKKAAKGTN
- the rpsH gene encoding 30S ribosomal protein S8; the protein is MSLSDPIGDMLTRIRNAGRAKHESCVIPGSKIKRSILELLKEEGFINGYEPVTNGSFEDFKVALKYDVTKRPVIRELVRVSKPGRRVYMKSEEIRPYKNNMGTMILSTSKGVMTGKKARKLRVGGEVICKLS
- a CDS encoding type Z 30S ribosomal protein S14, whose product is MAKTSLIERHKKKKKFKVRVHNRCPLCGRPRGYLRRFDMCRICFRKLASQAQIPGVVKASW
- a CDS encoding adenylate kinase; this translates as MNSIIFMGPPGAGKGTQAKILCDTLGIPQISTGDILRAAVKNGTQMGLEAKKYMDAGDLVPDSVVIGIIKDRLVEPDCKNGFLLDGFPRTVEQADALDKILNTEGLKIKRAINLEVPDEELLQRLLKRAEIEGRSDDNETTIKSRLETYNKKTLPLLDYYAAKGNLSRVNGVGNLDTVTKLIEKELA
- the rplX gene encoding 50S ribosomal protein L24, whose product is MSKLTYRGSEYTKFKSVRLHKDDEVVVIAGKEKGKKGKILVIDKKRDRVVVEGLNKRKRFLRPTQENPQGGIVEVEAPMHISNVMFYDSKKKKGVRLGYQENKGKKVRVSKPEGKEI